A genomic segment from Micropterus dolomieu isolate WLL.071019.BEF.003 ecotype Adirondacks linkage group LG03, ASM2129224v1, whole genome shotgun sequence encodes:
- the LOC123968019 gene encoding acidic amino acid decarboxylase GADL1-like isoform X2 translates to MASSMEKTLNGVNSCDNQCHMGDPRLPVKCPSVFIDNFVLNGPTVDVHAAESFIHQAMEIILDEAVTKATNVREKVCEWRSPEQLKDLLDLELRDGGESESKVLQRCRDAIRYSVKTTHPRFFNQLFAGLEPYSTAASFIVETLKTSLYTYEVAPVFTLMEDTVMRKMIEMIGWEEGGDGLFNPGGSMSNMYAVNLARYSHCPDIKEVGLSGSARLVVFTSQEAHYSISKAAALLGIGTKNVYVVPSDKRGKMIPSVLEEQIKAAKSEGAVPIMVNATAGTTVLGAFDPIDEIADICEKYNLWLHVDACWGGAALMSKKHKHLLKGIHRVNSVAWNAHKMLMACLQCSAFLIRDKTSLLQRCHSAQASYLFQQDKFYDVSYDTGDKSVQCSRKPDAFKFWLMWKALGTRELEQRVDRALAMARYLAQEIKKREGFRLVMEPEYANVCFWYIPPSLRNLPDGPELWKQLHTVAPVVKESMMKKGSMMVGYQTHQDKPNFFRMVVISPQVSMEDLDFVLDEIHNLGKDL, encoded by the exons ATGGCCTCAAGCATGGAGAAAACTTTGAATG gAGTGAATTCCTGTGATAACCAGTGCCATATGGGTGATCCCAGGCTTCCAGTGAAATGTCCTTCAGTTTTCATAGACAATTTTGTCCTTAATGGCCCCACCGTGGACGTACACGCAGCAGAGAGCTTCATCCACCAAGCCATGGAAATTATTCTGGATGAGGCAGTGACAAAGGCCACTAATGTCAGAGAAAAG GTCTGTGAGTGGCGTTCCCCCGAGCAGCTGAAGGACTTGTTGGACCTGGAGCTGAGAGACGGAGGAGAGTCTGAGTCCAAGGTTCTGCAGCGATGCAGAGATGCCATCAGATACAGCGTCAAGACCA CCCATCCTCGTTTTTTCAACCAGCTGTTTGCAGGCTTGGAGCCATATTCCACAGCGGCCAGCTTCATAGTGGAGACTCTCAAAACCAGTCT GTACACTTATGAGGTGGCTCCAGTCTTTACCCTGATGGAGGATACTGTGATGAGGAAGATGATAGAAATGATCGGCTGGGAGGAAGGAGGCGATGGTCTCTTTAACCCCG GTGGCTCAATGTCCAACATGTACGCTGTGAACTTAGCCAGGTACAGTCACTGCCCTGACATTAAAGAGGTCGGACTCTCCGGCTCTGCGCGACTGGTCGTCTTCACATCACAGGAG GCTCATTACTCCATCTCCAAAGCAGCAGCTTTACTGGGCATCGGCACTAAGAACGTTTACGTGGTTCCATCTGATAAGAG agGAAAAATGATTCCCTCGGTTCTGGAGGAGCAAATAAAAGCCGCTAAAAGTGAG ggtgcCGTGCCCATCATGGTAAACGCCACAGCAGGGACCACAGTGCTCGGAGCTTTTGATCCCATTGATGAAATCGCAGACATATGTGAGAAGTACAACCTGTGGCTGCATGTGGAC GCCTGCTGGGGAGGAGCAGCTCTGATGTCCAAGAAGCATAAACATTTGTTAAAGGGCATCCACAG AGTCAACTCTGTGGCCTGGAACGCTCACAAGATGCTGATGGCATGTCTGCAGTGCTCTGCTTTCCTGATCAGGGACAAAACG AGTCTCCTCCAGCGCTGCCACTCTGCTCAGGCCTCCTACCTCTTCCAGCAGGATAAGTTCTATGATGTCAGCTACGACACAGGGGACAAGTCCGTCCAGTGCAGCAGGAAGCCGGACGCCTTCAAGTTCTGGCTCATGTGGAAGGCTTTGGGAACCAGAGAGCTGGAGCAGAGGGTGGACAGAGCCCTCGCCATGGCCAG GTATCTTGCTCAAGAGATCAAGAAAAGAGAAGGATTCCGTCTGGTGATGGAA CCTGAATATGCAAATGTTTGCTTCTGGTACATTCCACCAAGTCTGAGGAACCTTCCAGATGGTCCTGAGCTCTGGAAACAACTCCACACT GTGGCTCCTGTGGTGAAAGAGAGCATGATGAAGAAGGGCAGTATGATGGTGGGCTACCAGACCCACCAAGACAAGCCCAATTTTTTCAGGATGGTGGTCATCAGCCCTCAGGTCAGCATGGAGGACTTGGACTTCGTCCTGGATGAGATACACAATCTGGGAAAAGACTTGTGA
- the LOC123968019 gene encoding acidic amino acid decarboxylase GADL1-like isoform X4: MASSMEKTLNGVNSCDNQCHMGDPRLPVKCPSVFIDNFVLNGPTVDVHAAESFIHQAMEIILDEAVTKATNVREKVCEWRSPEQLKDLLDLELRDGGESESKVLQRCRDAIRYSVKTTHPRFFNQLFAGLEPYSTAASFIVETLKTSLYTYEVAPVFTLMEDTVMRKMIEMIGWEEGGDGLFNPGGSMSNMYAVNLARYSHCPDIKEVGLSGSARLVVFTSQEAHYSISKAAALLGIGTKNVYVVPSDKRGKMIPSVLEEQIKAAKSEGAVPIMVNATAGTTVLGAFDPIDEIADICEKYNLWLHVDACWGGAALMSKKHKHLLKGIHRVNSVAWNAHKMLMACLQCSAFLIRDKTSLLQRCHSAQASYLFQQDKFYDVSYDTGDKSVQCSRKPDAFKFWLMWKALGTRELEQRVDRALAMARSFLQVSCSRDQEKRRIPSGDGT; the protein is encoded by the exons ATGGCCTCAAGCATGGAGAAAACTTTGAATG gAGTGAATTCCTGTGATAACCAGTGCCATATGGGTGATCCCAGGCTTCCAGTGAAATGTCCTTCAGTTTTCATAGACAATTTTGTCCTTAATGGCCCCACCGTGGACGTACACGCAGCAGAGAGCTTCATCCACCAAGCCATGGAAATTATTCTGGATGAGGCAGTGACAAAGGCCACTAATGTCAGAGAAAAG GTCTGTGAGTGGCGTTCCCCCGAGCAGCTGAAGGACTTGTTGGACCTGGAGCTGAGAGACGGAGGAGAGTCTGAGTCCAAGGTTCTGCAGCGATGCAGAGATGCCATCAGATACAGCGTCAAGACCA CCCATCCTCGTTTTTTCAACCAGCTGTTTGCAGGCTTGGAGCCATATTCCACAGCGGCCAGCTTCATAGTGGAGACTCTCAAAACCAGTCT GTACACTTATGAGGTGGCTCCAGTCTTTACCCTGATGGAGGATACTGTGATGAGGAAGATGATAGAAATGATCGGCTGGGAGGAAGGAGGCGATGGTCTCTTTAACCCCG GTGGCTCAATGTCCAACATGTACGCTGTGAACTTAGCCAGGTACAGTCACTGCCCTGACATTAAAGAGGTCGGACTCTCCGGCTCTGCGCGACTGGTCGTCTTCACATCACAGGAG GCTCATTACTCCATCTCCAAAGCAGCAGCTTTACTGGGCATCGGCACTAAGAACGTTTACGTGGTTCCATCTGATAAGAG agGAAAAATGATTCCCTCGGTTCTGGAGGAGCAAATAAAAGCCGCTAAAAGTGAG ggtgcCGTGCCCATCATGGTAAACGCCACAGCAGGGACCACAGTGCTCGGAGCTTTTGATCCCATTGATGAAATCGCAGACATATGTGAGAAGTACAACCTGTGGCTGCATGTGGAC GCCTGCTGGGGAGGAGCAGCTCTGATGTCCAAGAAGCATAAACATTTGTTAAAGGGCATCCACAG AGTCAACTCTGTGGCCTGGAACGCTCACAAGATGCTGATGGCATGTCTGCAGTGCTCTGCTTTCCTGATCAGGGACAAAACG AGTCTCCTCCAGCGCTGCCACTCTGCTCAGGCCTCCTACCTCTTCCAGCAGGATAAGTTCTATGATGTCAGCTACGACACAGGGGACAAGTCCGTCCAGTGCAGCAGGAAGCCGGACGCCTTCAAGTTCTGGCTCATGTGGAAGGCTTTGGGAACCAGAGAGCTGGAGCAGAGGGTGGACAGAGCCCTCGCCATGGCCAG ATCTTTTTTGCAGGTATCTTGCTCAAGAGATCAAGAAAAGAGAAGGATTCCGTCTGGTGATGGAA CCTGA
- the LOC123968019 gene encoding acidic amino acid decarboxylase GADL1-like isoform X3: protein MGDPRLPVKCPSVFIDNFVLNGPTVDVHAAESFIHQAMEIILDEAVTKATNVREKVCEWRSPEQLKDLLDLELRDGGESESKVLQRCRDAIRYSVKTTHPRFFNQLFAGLEPYSTAASFIVETLKTSLYTYEVAPVFTLMEDTVMRKMIEMIGWEEGGDGLFNPGGSMSNMYAVNLARYSHCPDIKEVGLSGSARLVVFTSQEAHYSISKAAALLGIGTKNVYVVPSDKRGKMIPSVLEEQIKAAKSEGAVPIMVNATAGTTVLGAFDPIDEIADICEKYNLWLHVDACWGGAALMSKKHKHLLKGIHRVNSVAWNAHKMLMACLQCSAFLIRDKTSLLQRCHSAQASYLFQQDKFYDVSYDTGDKSVQCSRKPDAFKFWLMWKALGTRELEQRVDRALAMARYLAQEIKKREGFRLVMEPEYANVCFWYIPPSLRNLPDGPELWKQLHTVAPVVKESMMKKGSMMVGYQTHQDKPNFFRMVVISPQVSMEDLDFVLDEIHNLGKDL from the exons ATGGGTGATCCCAGGCTTCCAGTGAAATGTCCTTCAGTTTTCATAGACAATTTTGTCCTTAATGGCCCCACCGTGGACGTACACGCAGCAGAGAGCTTCATCCACCAAGCCATGGAAATTATTCTGGATGAGGCAGTGACAAAGGCCACTAATGTCAGAGAAAAG GTCTGTGAGTGGCGTTCCCCCGAGCAGCTGAAGGACTTGTTGGACCTGGAGCTGAGAGACGGAGGAGAGTCTGAGTCCAAGGTTCTGCAGCGATGCAGAGATGCCATCAGATACAGCGTCAAGACCA CCCATCCTCGTTTTTTCAACCAGCTGTTTGCAGGCTTGGAGCCATATTCCACAGCGGCCAGCTTCATAGTGGAGACTCTCAAAACCAGTCT GTACACTTATGAGGTGGCTCCAGTCTTTACCCTGATGGAGGATACTGTGATGAGGAAGATGATAGAAATGATCGGCTGGGAGGAAGGAGGCGATGGTCTCTTTAACCCCG GTGGCTCAATGTCCAACATGTACGCTGTGAACTTAGCCAGGTACAGTCACTGCCCTGACATTAAAGAGGTCGGACTCTCCGGCTCTGCGCGACTGGTCGTCTTCACATCACAGGAG GCTCATTACTCCATCTCCAAAGCAGCAGCTTTACTGGGCATCGGCACTAAGAACGTTTACGTGGTTCCATCTGATAAGAG agGAAAAATGATTCCCTCGGTTCTGGAGGAGCAAATAAAAGCCGCTAAAAGTGAG ggtgcCGTGCCCATCATGGTAAACGCCACAGCAGGGACCACAGTGCTCGGAGCTTTTGATCCCATTGATGAAATCGCAGACATATGTGAGAAGTACAACCTGTGGCTGCATGTGGAC GCCTGCTGGGGAGGAGCAGCTCTGATGTCCAAGAAGCATAAACATTTGTTAAAGGGCATCCACAG AGTCAACTCTGTGGCCTGGAACGCTCACAAGATGCTGATGGCATGTCTGCAGTGCTCTGCTTTCCTGATCAGGGACAAAACG AGTCTCCTCCAGCGCTGCCACTCTGCTCAGGCCTCCTACCTCTTCCAGCAGGATAAGTTCTATGATGTCAGCTACGACACAGGGGACAAGTCCGTCCAGTGCAGCAGGAAGCCGGACGCCTTCAAGTTCTGGCTCATGTGGAAGGCTTTGGGAACCAGAGAGCTGGAGCAGAGGGTGGACAGAGCCCTCGCCATGGCCAG GTATCTTGCTCAAGAGATCAAGAAAAGAGAAGGATTCCGTCTGGTGATGGAA CCTGAATATGCAAATGTTTGCTTCTGGTACATTCCACCAAGTCTGAGGAACCTTCCAGATGGTCCTGAGCTCTGGAAACAACTCCACACT GTGGCTCCTGTGGTGAAAGAGAGCATGATGAAGAAGGGCAGTATGATGGTGGGCTACCAGACCCACCAAGACAAGCCCAATTTTTTCAGGATGGTGGTCATCAGCCCTCAGGTCAGCATGGAGGACTTGGACTTCGTCCTGGATGAGATACACAATCTGGGAAAAGACTTGTGA